The Romeriopsis navalis LEGE 11480 genomic sequence CGCCTACGGAATTGACCCCACCGTTGTCGACGGTATTGCCGATGAGATTGCCGAAATTGTTGCATCTGGGGTGCAAATTGCAATTGTTGTGGGTGGTGGCAATATTTTTCGCGGGGTGAAGGGTGCCGCTTCCGGTATGGAACGGGCGACTGCTGACTATGTCGGCATGATTGCCACGGTGATGAATGCGATCACCTTACAAGATGCCTTAGAACGCAAAAATGTTTTGAGTCGCGTGCAAACGGCGATCGAAATGAAAGAGGTTGCGGAACCTTACATCCGGCGGCGGGCCATGCGCCATTTAGAAAAGGGGCGAGTGGTGATTTTCGGGGCGGGTTCTGGTAATCCGTTTTTTACGACCGATACAACTGCGGCCTTGAGAGCGGCGGAAATCAGCGCTGACTTGTTATTTAAGGCGACGAAGGTGGATGGCATTTATGACGCGGATCCAAAGACGAATCCTGATGCTAAGCGTTACGAGAGTTTGACTTACAGCCACGTTCTACAGCACGATCTTAAAGTCATGGATAGCACGGCGATTTCGCTGTGTAAAGATAATGATATTCCGATCATGGTGTTTGATTTGTCAGTGAAAGGCAATGTCAAACGGGCTGTGATGGGTGAGTCAATTGGCACGATTGTTGGAGGATCATCCTATGAAGTTCGCTGATGTTGAAGGCAATATGCAGAAGTCGGTCGAGGCAACGCAACGATCGTTCAACACCATTCGGACCGGCCGTGCCAGTACCAGTCTTTTAGATAAGATTGTGGTTGAGTACTACGGAGCGCCGACACCCTTGAATCAAATGGCGAACATTAGTACGCCAGATGCGACGACGATTCAGATTCAGCCCTACGATGCGACTAGTATGGGGGCGATCGAAAAGGCAATTTCCCTTTCGGATTTGGGTTTGTCTCCGAATAATGATGGTTCGGTGATTCGCTTGAATATTCCACCGTTGACTAGCGATCGGCGTAAAGAGTTGGTCAAACTTGCTTCTAAATATGCTGAAGATGGCAAGGTTGCGGTGCGGAATGTTCGCCGGGACGGAATTGATCTGGTGAAGAAGCAGGAAAAAGATAAGGAGATTTCGGAAGATGAGTCCCGCGATTTGCAGGACCAAATTCAGAAGTCAACGGATAAATATATTGCCAAAGTCGAAGAGATTTTGGGAGCTAAAGAGAAGGACATTATGACGGTTTAGACCGCGCTAAACTGACTTAGATGATTAAACCCGCGCCGTTCGAACAACGGCGCGGGTTTTTGTTTTGCGAAGGGCTTGTCGGGTGGCCTGATTAGCCCATTGTTTCGACTTTCCAGTGGTTGAGCTTACCGGCATTGCTCGTGCTACGGTCGGCGACGTGCAATTGCCAGTCACCCCCGGAGTCAGCGCCACGTAAGGCACGGAGGGCGGGGAAATCCTGGGAACGCCAGGTGTAAATTAGGTTGTCTTGGCTGCCGCCAGTTTGATCGTGCAGGGTAATGGGTGTGCCATTGGGCGGGAGCAGCGATACGCGGAGATCGCCAATCATCGGATGGGTAATGTCAACGGAGACATTAATGTCGCGAATCGTGGTACCAGCGGGGAGTGGTAGCGTCTGGGTAATGCCCGTTGAATCACCATCGGGAATTACCTTGGATTCGGCGGATTCACTGCTGTGGCTGCTGTTGACATGCAGGACTTCGAGTTCCAGCCCCCAACTGTTGAACTTGCCGGTATCGAGCCGCGCCCGATCGCTGACCTGAATCTTCCAGGTGCCTTGGGCCGTATCTTCGAGCAGCGTTGCTAACTCGGGAGTTGAGTCGACGGTGTAGGTGGTTTGGATTTTGCTGCCCCCAGCACCACTGCGATCGTGCAGCAGTAACCGGTTGCCACTCGGGGCTGTGAGCATCACGCTTAAATCCCCAATGTACTGATGGGTAATATCAATGGTGAGTTTGATCCGGCGAATTTTGCCGGTGGCCTCCACTTCAATCCGATCGGCAATGCCGCTGAGCCGGTTATCGGGAATGCGCTTGTTCGGCGCTGATTCATATTTCACCGTTTTGCTGATGGGCGGCTGTACCGGTGGTTCTGGGTCGGGGCCGGTACCGGGATCAGTTTCACCGTCACTGCGTAGGCGTAATGCCTCCGCGACCGCGGCTTGGGCATCGACGTTGCCATGCCCAAACCAAGGACTCCAACTGCCATCGGCACTGCCGATATTACTAAAGTCGCCTTTGTTGAAAGGGGCGATCGGTGAAACATCCCAAGTCGGATTCGGATCAAAATTGGCGGCGGGCGTCTTGGGATAGGGCTCCATATTTAAGTCCTTCGACGCGGTGCGTTTGAGCAGGGAAATGACTTCCAAGGCCGATAAGTCCGGATTGGCTGAAATCACGAGCCCCGCAATTCCTGCAACCAGTGGAGTGGCGCTGGAAGTGCCACCAAACTGTGGATCAACTGGTTCTTTCCCACCGCTGGTGGTGATAATGCCCAGCCCCTTGATATTGCGGAGACGATAGTAGGAATGGAGGTTATTGCTCGGCGCGGTGATTCCGATGCCGGGGCCGTAGTTGGAGTAGTGACTACGCTGTGCGGTACTGCCTAACGCGGCAACATGCATGACGCCAGGGATCCCGACCAAGTTGTTTTGGAAGCGGCGGGCCGTGCGGGGACCGACCCACATGGGTTTATTGCCGGGGCCAAATTCCCACCCCGGCGTGTAGGGGACATCGATGTTAGCTTCGTGATTAATCAAGCAATTTTCATTGCCAGCCGCCCACAGAAAGACGATGCCTTTACCACGGCGGCCACCGGTAATGGCTAAATCGCTAATCCGATTGCGCACCGGACTCGACCAGATGTTGCGGGGTACCCCGCCCCAGGAATTGGATAGGACGTCAACTTTATCGCCGACATAG encodes the following:
- the pyrH gene encoding UMP kinase, with the protein product MGLAYRRVLLKLSGEALMGDLAYGIDPTVVDGIADEIAEIVASGVQIAIVVGGGNIFRGVKGAASGMERATADYVGMIATVMNAITLQDALERKNVLSRVQTAIEMKEVAEPYIRRRAMRHLEKGRVVIFGAGSGNPFFTTDTTAALRAAEISADLLFKATKVDGIYDADPKTNPDAKRYESLTYSHVLQHDLKVMDSTAISLCKDNDIPIMVFDLSVKGNVKRAVMGESIGTIVGGSSYEVR
- the frr gene encoding ribosome recycling factor; protein product: MKFADVEGNMQKSVEATQRSFNTIRTGRASTSLLDKIVVEYYGAPTPLNQMANISTPDATTIQIQPYDATSMGAIEKAISLSDLGLSPNNDGSVIRLNIPPLTSDRRKELVKLASKYAEDGKVAVRNVRRDGIDLVKKQEKDKEISEDESRDLQDQIQKSTDKYIAKVEEILGAKEKDIMTV
- a CDS encoding proprotein convertase P-domain-containing protein, which translates into the protein MAASKGVYTYRGGEKVVLSKVRDQFVARVKPDKLADIGFGGAQQVSSASSRIVVPPTELEEAMSELRQVAPTHHAYQIAETGEDYLITDRVFVTFKQTISDQAVSEFAGKYGLLLKEQYGDRDYLFQLTDHTGMNPVKLVVALTETDAQVELAENDLNYNISLMQVPLPTDPEYQRQWHLHKRFSHPDYDPRASSRCEAAWNVLKGFGSADVVIGVTDDGCKIDHPDFDSNGKFAGWGYFIGSRLATNRDIGAQPQDMYEAGNDHGTACSGVVAAEVDAALTVGAAPGCRLLPIKWQSLGGGGLAISDSRMLAMLAYVGDKVDVLSNSWGGVPRNIWSSPVRNRISDLAITGGRRGKGIVFLWAAGNENCLINHEANIDVPYTPGWEFGPGNKPMWVGPRTARRFQNNLVGIPGVMHVAALGSTAQRSHYSNYGPGIGITAPSNNLHSYYRLRNIKGLGIITTSGGKEPVDPQFGGTSSATPLVAGIAGLVISANPDLSALEVISLLKRTASKDLNMEPYPKTPAANFDPNPTWDVSPIAPFNKGDFSNIGSADGSWSPWFGHGNVDAQAAVAEALRLRSDGETDPGTGPDPEPPVQPPISKTVKYESAPNKRIPDNRLSGIADRIEVEATGKIRRIKLTIDITHQYIGDLSVMLTAPSGNRLLLHDRSGAGGSKIQTTYTVDSTPELATLLEDTAQGTWKIQVSDRARLDTGKFNSWGLELEVLHVNSSHSSESAESKVIPDGDSTGITQTLPLPAGTTIRDINVSVDITHPMIGDLRVSLLPPNGTPITLHDQTGGSQDNLIYTWRSQDFPALRALRGADSGGDWQLHVADRSTSNAGKLNHWKVETMG